The Streptomyces sp. NBC_00344 genome includes a window with the following:
- a CDS encoding PucR family transcriptional regulator: MENQGGITVRRALELPGLRGGLPEVVTGADRLNRTVRWVHAGEAPNIASLLKGGELLLTTGLALGTRPAEQRAFVRQLAERGIAALVVELGPRFSRLPTTLVEAARSAGLPLVQLHREVPFVSVTEEVHTEIVNGHLALLQQAEEVHRRCTSALLNGGGVPQVLSVLADFTANPVFLETPDGQLLYAAGPDEPLQVWEGLRGHRPAGAVLVEVPGGGSGPGAVRARLALLPVSAPLAPVHRMAAERAAGLLAVVLMQARQEEELAARGRGDFLTDLAEGRISADDAPAQARVLGFRPGSGPLLPVVMRLAAELSPSGNWAVLARAVLEELSAVGVPVLLGVRPVEGRVPLLLGLRTESERAAVADRVAVALRAGVERAGLERAGAHPPVVVVGVPGGWAAASAGLRHAAEAATAAQGLPERPWYDARRLDIDLLLWRLRDQPDLAAFVDRAIGPLREHDRTSRPALLPTLQTYLAHAGRKAETARELHLNRQTLYNRLARIAELLGTDLDDPQTVLALSLALRARRHTT; the protein is encoded by the coding sequence ATGGAGAACCAGGGCGGGATCACGGTACGGCGGGCGCTCGAGCTGCCGGGGCTGCGCGGCGGCCTGCCCGAGGTGGTCACCGGCGCCGACCGGCTGAACCGCACGGTGCGCTGGGTGCACGCGGGTGAGGCGCCCAACATCGCGTCGCTGCTCAAGGGGGGCGAGCTGCTGCTCACCACCGGGCTCGCGCTCGGCACCCGGCCGGCCGAGCAGCGGGCGTTCGTGCGGCAGCTCGCCGAGCGGGGCATCGCCGCTCTCGTGGTGGAACTCGGTCCGCGCTTCAGCAGACTGCCCACCACTCTGGTGGAGGCAGCCCGCTCGGCCGGGCTGCCGCTGGTCCAGCTGCACCGCGAAGTGCCCTTCGTCTCGGTGACGGAAGAGGTCCACACCGAGATCGTCAACGGGCACCTGGCGCTCCTGCAGCAGGCCGAGGAGGTTCACCGGCGGTGCACCTCGGCCCTGCTCAACGGTGGCGGGGTGCCCCAGGTGCTCTCCGTGCTCGCGGACTTCACCGCCAACCCGGTCTTTCTCGAGACCCCGGACGGACAGCTCCTGTACGCCGCGGGCCCCGACGAACCACTCCAGGTGTGGGAGGGGCTGCGCGGGCACCGGCCGGCCGGTGCCGTCCTGGTGGAGGTACCCGGTGGTGGTTCGGGCCCCGGTGCGGTCCGGGCCAGGCTGGCGCTGCTGCCGGTGTCGGCGCCGCTCGCACCGGTCCACCGGATGGCCGCCGAACGGGCGGCCGGTCTTCTCGCGGTGGTCCTGATGCAGGCGCGTCAGGAGGAGGAACTGGCCGCACGTGGCCGGGGTGACTTCCTGACCGATCTGGCCGAGGGCCGGATCTCGGCCGATGACGCTCCGGCGCAGGCCCGGGTACTGGGCTTCAGGCCGGGCAGCGGTCCGCTGCTGCCCGTGGTGATGCGGCTGGCGGCCGAGCTGTCACCCTCCGGCAACTGGGCCGTGCTGGCCCGCGCCGTCCTCGAGGAACTGAGCGCGGTCGGGGTGCCGGTCCTGTTGGGTGTACGGCCCGTGGAGGGGCGCGTGCCACTCCTCCTCGGACTCCGTACGGAATCGGAACGTGCCGCGGTGGCCGACCGGGTCGCCGTCGCGCTGCGGGCGGGGGTGGAAAGGGCCGGGCTGGAGCGTGCCGGCGCTCATCCGCCGGTCGTGGTGGTCGGGGTCCCGGGCGGCTGGGCGGCGGCGTCAGCCGGGCTGCGGCACGCGGCGGAGGCGGCGACCGCGGCGCAGGGGCTTCCCGAGCGCCCCTGGTACGACGCCCGTCGTCTCGACATCGATCTGCTGCTGTGGCGGCTGCGGGACCAGCCCGACCTGGCGGCTTTCGTGGACCGGGCGATCGGCCCACTGCGCGAGCACGACCGCACGTCGCGGCCCGCGCTGCTGCCCACCCTGCAGACGTATCTGGCGCATGCGGGCCGCAAGGCGGAAACGGCACGCGAGCTGCACCTCAACCGCCAGACGCTCTACAACCGGCTGGCGCGGATCGCCGAACTGCTGGGCACCGATCTGGACGACCCGCAGACCGTGCTGGCCCTGAGTCTGGCGCTGCGCGCACGCAGGCACACGACCTGA
- a CDS encoding glycoside hydrolase family 15 protein produces MAGRIEDYALIGDMQTAALVCRDGTADWLCLPRFDSHAVFAGLLGTEENGFWRLGPAHAASACPPDADRRRYRGDSLILESEWDTPRGTVRVTDFMPPRDGAPQLIRIVEGVTGRVPMRSALRMRFSYGRVTPWVHKIDGRTVAVAGPDSVWLDTSAETFGEDLTTYSDFTVGPGERVAFTISWEPSHKEPPALPEPENALVATEDFWREWVEQCTYHGPYREAVVRSLITLKALTYAPTGGIVAAPTTSLPEDIGGSRNWDYRYTWLRDAAITLSSLLRTGYREEARAWREWLLRAVAGDPENLQIMYGIAGERELGEAELDWLPGYENSAPVRVGNGAAGQLQLDVYGEVTEALHLAHMTGLARSDYASLLQLKLIRYLEDHWNQPDEGIWEVRGPRRHFVHSKVMAWVAVDRTIKLIESGDADGPLERWRELRDEIHRDVCEKGYDKERNTFTQSYGSQELDASLLLIPQMGFLPPDDKRVIGTVEAIQRELSTTDGFVLRYPTTGGAAGVDGLEGDEGAFLACSFWLADDLAMIGRVDEARKLFEKLLSLRNDLGLLAEEWDPRLQRQVGNFPQAFSHVPLIDTALRLTASGAYGG; encoded by the coding sequence GTGGCCGGGCGCATCGAGGATTACGCACTCATCGGAGACATGCAGACCGCTGCCCTGGTCTGCCGGGACGGCACGGCCGATTGGCTGTGCCTGCCCCGCTTCGACTCACACGCCGTTTTTGCCGGACTGCTGGGAACGGAGGAAAACGGCTTCTGGCGCCTGGGACCGGCCCATGCCGCTTCGGCATGCCCACCCGACGCCGACCGGCGCCGCTACCGCGGGGACTCCCTGATTCTCGAATCGGAGTGGGACACGCCACGCGGCACCGTCCGTGTGACGGATTTCATGCCGCCCCGGGACGGCGCACCGCAGCTGATCCGGATCGTCGAGGGTGTCACCGGGCGCGTCCCGATGCGCTCCGCGCTCCGGATGCGGTTCAGCTACGGGCGGGTGACCCCGTGGGTCCACAAGATCGACGGCCGTACCGTCGCGGTCGCCGGCCCGGACTCGGTCTGGCTCGACACCTCGGCCGAGACCTTCGGCGAGGACCTCACGACCTACTCCGACTTCACCGTCGGCCCCGGCGAACGGGTCGCCTTCACGATCAGCTGGGAGCCCTCTCACAAGGAGCCGCCGGCCCTGCCCGAGCCGGAGAACGCGCTGGTGGCGACGGAGGACTTCTGGCGTGAATGGGTCGAGCAGTGCACGTATCACGGCCCTTACCGCGAGGCCGTGGTCCGCTCACTGATCACGCTCAAGGCGCTCACCTACGCGCCGACGGGCGGGATCGTGGCAGCGCCGACGACCTCGCTGCCGGAGGACATCGGAGGCTCCCGCAACTGGGACTACCGCTACACCTGGCTCCGTGACGCCGCGATCACCCTTTCCTCGCTGCTCCGCACCGGCTACCGCGAGGAGGCCCGGGCGTGGCGCGAGTGGCTGCTGCGGGCTGTCGCGGGCGATCCGGAGAACCTCCAGATCATGTACGGGATCGCCGGGGAGCGGGAACTGGGCGAGGCGGAACTCGACTGGCTGCCCGGCTACGAGAACTCGGCGCCGGTCCGGGTCGGCAACGGCGCCGCCGGCCAGCTTCAGCTGGATGTCTACGGTGAGGTGACCGAGGCCCTGCACCTCGCCCATATGACGGGGCTGGCCCGCAGCGACTACGCCTCGCTTCTCCAGCTGAAACTGATCCGCTATCTGGAGGACCACTGGAACCAGCCCGACGAGGGCATCTGGGAGGTGCGCGGCCCCCGCCGCCACTTCGTGCACTCCAAGGTGATGGCCTGGGTCGCCGTCGACCGGACCATCAAGCTCATCGAGTCCGGGGACGCGGACGGCCCGCTCGAGCGCTGGCGGGAACTGCGCGACGAGATCCACCGCGATGTCTGCGAAAAGGGCTACGACAAGGAGCGCAACACCTTCACCCAGTCCTACGGGTCGCAGGAACTCGACGCGTCCTTGCTGCTCATCCCGCAGATGGGCTTCCTGCCGCCGGACGACAAACGGGTGATCGGCACCGTCGAGGCCATCCAGCGCGAACTGTCCACGACCGACGGATTCGTACTGCGCTACCCGACGACCGGCGGAGCAGCGGGGGTCGACGGCCTGGAGGGCGACGAGGGCGCGTTCCTGGCCTGCTCCTTCTGGCTCGCCGACGACCTGGCGATGATCGGGCGGGTCGACGAGGCGCGGAAGCTCTTCGAGAAGCTGCTCTCGCTCCGCAACGACCTGGGTCTGCTCGCCGAGGAGTGGGACCCGCGGCTCCAGCGCCAGGTCGGCAATTTCCCCCAGGCGTTCAGCCATGTGCCGCTGATCGACACGGCGCTGCGGCTGACTGCATCGGGGGCGTACGGCGGCTGA